A window of the Gossypium arboreum isolate Shixiya-1 chromosome 2, ASM2569848v2, whole genome shotgun sequence genome harbors these coding sequences:
- the LOC108461416 gene encoding NDR1/HIN1-like protein 1 translates to MSVKECGNHGKYRRKIFRRIIAGILIFILIVLITILLIWAILRPSKPRFILQDTTVYAFNASTPNLLTSNFQVTLSSRNPNDRIGIYYDRLDVYATYQNQQITLRTAIPPTYQGHKEINVWSPFVNGNSVPIAPEYSASLGSDQSAGSVFLMIKIDGRVRWKVGTFISGRYHLYVRCPAFITFGSKSNGVSVGENAIKYQFVTRCSVSV, encoded by the coding sequence ATGTCGGTAAAAGAGTGCGGCAATCACGGGAAGTACCGCCGGAAAATCTTCCGTCGAATCATCGCCGGCATCCTAATTTTCATTCTAATCGTGCTGATAACAATTCTTCTCATATGGGCCATCCTCCGTCCCAGCAAACCCAGGTTCATCCTCCAAGACACCACCGTCTACGCTTTCAACGCCTCCACCCCTAACCTCCTCACCTCCAATTTCCAAGTCACTCTATCTTCTCGAAACCCCAACGACAGAATCGGCATTTACTACGACCGGCTCGACGTTTACGCCACCTACCAGAATCAACAAATCACCCTCCGAACAGCCATCCCTCCAACGTACCAGGGTCACAAAGAGATCAACGTTTGGTCACCCTTCGTCAATGGGAATTCAGTGCCTATCGCACCGGAATATTCCGCCAGTTTAGGATCCGATCAGAGTGCTGGGTCGGTTTTCTTGATGATCAAGATTGATGGACGGGTTAGATGGAAAGTTGGGACTTTTATTTCTGGGAGGTATCATCTTTACGTTAGGTGCCCGGCTTTTATTACCTTCGGCAGCAAAAGTAACGGCGTTTCAGTCGGAGAAAACGCTATTAAGTACCAGTTCGTGACTAGATGCAGTGTTAGCGTGTAA